The Streptomyces sp. NBC_01775 genome includes a region encoding these proteins:
- a CDS encoding amino acid ABC transporter permease — MTRRNRTRLIRTAQYGILGAAVLVLALAADWGELRRAFFDLDVAKEQFPEVVTTALVNTVIYTALGFSFGLGLGLLLALMRLSKVPPYRWLAVAYIEFFRGVPALLVFIALGFGVPLAFQVSINQYVTVMLALGLVGAAYMAETIRAGILAVPKGQTEAARSLGMSQPRAMVSIVIPQAFRIVLPPLANELILLTKDSSLVYLLGLSMDQYELAKFGRDALNQHRSLTPILIAGLFYLAITLPLGHLVRRLEARTARAR, encoded by the coding sequence GTGACGCGCCGCAACCGCACCCGCCTCATACGCACCGCGCAGTACGGGATCCTCGGCGCCGCCGTGCTCGTGCTCGCGCTGGCCGCCGACTGGGGCGAGCTGCGCCGCGCCTTCTTCGACCTCGACGTCGCCAAGGAGCAGTTCCCCGAGGTCGTCACGACGGCTTTGGTGAACACCGTCATCTACACCGCCCTCGGCTTCAGCTTCGGGCTCGGGCTGGGCCTGTTGCTGGCGCTCATGCGACTGTCGAAGGTGCCGCCCTACCGATGGCTGGCCGTCGCCTACATCGAGTTCTTCCGGGGTGTTCCGGCGCTGCTGGTGTTCATCGCGCTCGGCTTCGGCGTCCCCCTGGCCTTCCAGGTGTCCATCAACCAGTACGTCACCGTGATGCTCGCCCTCGGGCTCGTGGGCGCCGCCTACATGGCGGAGACGATTCGCGCGGGCATCCTGGCGGTACCCAAAGGGCAGACGGAGGCGGCGCGTTCGCTGGGGATGTCACAGCCGCGTGCGATGGTCTCCATCGTCATCCCGCAGGCGTTCCGCATCGTTCTCCCGCCGCTGGCCAACGAGCTGATCCTGCTCACCAAGGACTCCTCGCTGGTCTATCTGCTCGGCCTGTCCATGGACCAGTACGAGCTGGCCAAGTTCGGCCGGGACGCGCTCAACCAGCACCGCAGCCTCACCCCGATCCTGATCGCCGGACTGTTCTACCTGGCCATCACGCTGCCCCTGGGCCACCTGGTGCGGCGCCTGGAGGCCCGCACGGCGAGAGCGAGGTGA
- a CDS encoding amino acid ABC transporter ATP-binding protein: MGTSGTVAIEVAGLHKSFGELEVLKGIDLTVRGGEVVCVIGPSGSGKSTLLRCVNLLEEPTSGTVRVAGTEVTGSEVDIDRVRRRIGMVFQAFNLFPHLTALDNLTIAQRRVLRRGKAEAEDVARRNLRRVGLTEKEASYPAQLSGGQQQRVAIARALSMGPELMLFDEPTSALDPELVGDVLAVMRRLADEGMTMLVVTHEMSFAREVADRVVFMDDGNIVEEGPPEQLIGEPRLARTRAFLARVLDPAAAEVLEQEQE, encoded by the coding sequence ATGGGCACTTCCGGCACGGTGGCCATCGAGGTGGCGGGGCTGCACAAGTCCTTCGGCGAGCTGGAGGTGCTCAAAGGCATCGACCTGACGGTGCGCGGCGGCGAGGTGGTCTGCGTCATCGGACCCTCCGGTTCCGGGAAGTCGACGCTGCTTCGCTGTGTGAACCTGCTTGAGGAGCCCACATCGGGGACGGTGCGGGTGGCGGGCACGGAGGTCACCGGTTCCGAGGTGGACATCGACCGGGTACGGCGCCGCATCGGCATGGTCTTCCAGGCGTTCAACCTCTTCCCGCACCTGACGGCGCTGGACAACCTCACGATCGCCCAGCGGCGAGTACTGCGCCGCGGCAAGGCGGAGGCGGAAGACGTCGCCCGGCGCAATCTGCGCCGCGTGGGGCTGACCGAGAAGGAGGCGAGCTATCCGGCCCAGCTGTCGGGAGGCCAGCAGCAGCGGGTGGCCATCGCACGGGCGCTGTCCATGGGCCCGGAGCTGATGCTGTTCGACGAGCCGACCTCGGCGCTCGATCCGGAACTGGTCGGGGATGTGCTGGCGGTGATGCGTCGGCTGGCGGACGAGGGGATGACGATGCTGGTCGTCACCCACGAGATGAGCTTCGCTCGGGAGGTCGCCGACCGGGTGGTGTTCATGGACGACGGGAACATCGTGGAGGAGGGCCCGCCGGAGCAGCTGATCGGCGAGCCGCGCCTCGCCCGCACCCGTGCGTTCCTCGCCCGGGTGCTGGATCCCGCCGCGGCCGAGGTGCTGGAGCAGGAGCAGGAGTAG
- a CDS encoding sigma-70 family RNA polymerase sigma factor yields the protein MADRSPTAEAPGRPPGDDSTPEELLEQAKPYRNELLAHCYRMLGSVHDAEDLVQDTYLRAWRAGDKFEGRSSLRTWLYRIATNACLTAIEQRGRRPMPSGLGAPSDDPRSPVTEAPEVSWLEPIPDTMFTSEKPSDPAAVVVTRSSMRLALVAALQHLPARQRVVLLLRDVLKWRAAEVAELLGTSTASVNSALQRARAQLDQVAPVEEELAEPTDAASRELLDRYAAAFEKSDVSAIVDLFKEDAVWEMPPFEQWFRGRENIVRLITAQCPIGRDEGLMLPTSANGQPAFGLYSLQEDGTYRPFHIQVLTLHEGQVSHVGAFFGEELFEKFGLPTLVRAEEAKDAGRG from the coding sequence ATGGCTGACAGGTCTCCCACCGCAGAGGCGCCCGGCCGCCCTCCTGGCGATGACTCCACGCCGGAGGAACTGCTGGAGCAGGCCAAGCCGTACCGCAACGAACTGCTGGCGCACTGCTACCGGATGCTCGGCTCGGTGCACGACGCCGAGGATCTCGTGCAGGACACCTACCTGCGGGCCTGGCGGGCGGGCGACAAGTTCGAGGGCAGGTCCTCGCTGCGCACCTGGCTCTACCGCATCGCGACCAACGCTTGTCTCACCGCCATCGAGCAGCGGGGCCGCCGCCCCATGCCCTCGGGGCTCGGCGCCCCCAGTGACGACCCCCGGAGCCCGGTGACAGAAGCCCCCGAGGTGTCCTGGCTGGAGCCGATACCCGACACGATGTTCACGAGCGAGAAACCCTCGGATCCGGCGGCCGTCGTGGTCACCCGTTCGTCCATGCGGCTCGCGCTCGTGGCCGCCCTCCAGCATCTGCCCGCCCGCCAGCGGGTCGTCCTGCTGCTACGGGACGTCCTCAAATGGCGGGCCGCCGAGGTGGCCGAGCTGCTGGGGACAAGCACGGCGAGTGTGAACAGCGCGCTCCAGCGGGCGCGGGCCCAGCTCGATCAGGTGGCCCCCGTCGAGGAGGAGCTGGCGGAGCCCACGGATGCGGCCTCGCGGGAGCTGCTGGACAGATACGCCGCCGCGTTCGAGAAGTCGGACGTCAGCGCCATCGTCGACCTGTTCAAGGAAGACGCCGTCTGGGAGATGCCCCCGTTCGAGCAGTGGTTCCGCGGCCGGGAGAACATCGTGCGACTCATCACGGCCCAGTGCCCGATCGGCCGCGACGAGGGCCTCATGCTGCCTACTTCGGCCAACGGCCAGCCCGCTTTCGGGCTCTACAGCCTCCAGGAGGACGGCACCTACCGCCCGTTCCACATCCAGGTGCTCACCCTGCACGAGGGCCAGGTCTCTCATGTGGGCGCGTTCTTCGGGGAGGAGCTGTTCGAAAAGTTCGGACTGCCCACCCTGGT